One Legionella lansingensis genomic region harbors:
- a CDS encoding isopenicillin N synthase family dioxygenase, with product MIKDTQIPVIDVSALYSARSERDLLSLAQIFREVYTTIGFAHIVNHGISQRMFDAIFEQSKLFHHLPEEEKLKIKQNEFFRGYMPIEGSRFALSTLGEAIIPNQSAAFILGFEVPETDPEYKLGINLAGPNQWPSEELLPDFKNVLLHYRENLTTLLRNLVRVFSLSLGQNYYALDKCFVRPTTFLRLQYYPAQPDVIPEQQYGIAPHTDWGALTLLAQDSVGGLQVKQCDGSWLDVPPLEGSFILNTGDMMRRMSNDTYISTPHRVINTSGKERYSIPFFFEPDMHALISPLTEKTPLYEPTEYADHIMKQIKNNYKIGAKGYQEVMQEN from the coding sequence ATGATAAAGGATACTCAAATTCCAGTGATTGATGTCTCGGCTTTATATTCTGCTCGCTCAGAACGAGACCTGCTTTCTTTAGCACAGATTTTTAGAGAAGTTTACACAACCATTGGTTTTGCCCATATCGTTAACCACGGTATCTCGCAACGAATGTTTGATGCAATTTTTGAGCAATCAAAACTATTCCACCATTTACCTGAAGAGGAAAAATTAAAAATAAAGCAAAATGAATTTTTCCGTGGTTACATGCCTATTGAGGGCTCTCGCTTTGCTCTTTCAACGCTAGGTGAAGCCATTATTCCTAATCAAAGTGCAGCTTTTATATTAGGCTTTGAAGTACCGGAAACCGATCCGGAATACAAATTGGGGATTAATCTTGCAGGTCCCAATCAGTGGCCCAGTGAAGAGTTATTACCAGATTTTAAGAATGTTTTACTCCATTATCGTGAAAATCTTACTACGCTTTTGCGAAACTTGGTTCGTGTTTTCTCTCTTTCTTTGGGGCAGAATTATTATGCTCTAGATAAGTGTTTCGTACGACCAACAACGTTTTTACGTCTTCAATATTACCCTGCACAACCTGACGTGATTCCCGAGCAGCAATACGGCATTGCTCCTCATACAGACTGGGGTGCTCTTACTTTGTTGGCACAAGATTCAGTGGGGGGGTTGCAAGTAAAGCAGTGTGATGGATCTTGGCTAGATGTACCTCCGTTAGAAGGATCCTTTATTTTAAATACCGGTGATATGATGCGTCGTATGAGTAATGACACTTATATATCTACCCCTCATCGGGTAATTAACACATCAGGAAAGGAAAGGTATTCCATTCCGTTTTTCTTTGAGCCAGATATGCATGCACTTATCTCGCCGCTTACGGAAAAAACGCCGCTATATGAACCGACAGAATATGCAGATCATATAATGAAGCAGATTAAAAACAATTACAAAATCGGCGCTAAGGGATACCAGGAAGTTATGCAAGAAAACTAA
- a CDS encoding tRNA-dependent cyclodipeptide synthase gives MFSLERNLEEERIPLNTEELNTHKASFRYTDLDIEGENKKMNFEGKKALLFISVGQAYHEQGKFLATIELVNKHPFARCDIVMADTLQRHNHYGRLGEEKAWVYAKEAGDHWLERSAFALSKHTIPHDIIRWDDLLFHKDYPELKDKIVKAYHENEEYKAALHTNVLTYIDRLKSINPLTDQEALFNYGLNYLIEECPIVMPLWAQMGYDFIIYPKPLTPGMEKTRDLFLPEELSDKCQWIYLRFKKR, from the coding sequence ATGTTTTCTTTGGAACGTAATTTAGAAGAAGAACGGATACCATTAAATACGGAGGAATTAAATACACATAAGGCTTCCTTCAGATATACGGATTTGGATATCGAAGGCGAAAATAAGAAGATGAACTTTGAGGGAAAAAAAGCCTTACTGTTTATTAGTGTTGGACAAGCCTATCATGAGCAAGGGAAGTTTTTAGCAACAATTGAATTGGTTAATAAACATCCATTCGCGCGTTGCGATATTGTCATGGCTGACACGCTGCAAAGACATAATCATTACGGCAGATTGGGTGAAGAAAAAGCTTGGGTATATGCCAAAGAAGCAGGTGATCACTGGTTAGAAAGAAGTGCGTTTGCGCTTAGTAAGCATACTATTCCGCATGATATTATTCGATGGGACGATTTGCTGTTTCATAAAGATTATCCAGAGTTAAAAGATAAGATTGTTAAGGCTTATCATGAAAATGAAGAATACAAAGCTGCTCTTCATACCAATGTTCTGACCTATATCGATCGCTTAAAATCGATTAATCCTTTAACGGATCAAGAGGCATTATTTAATTATGGTTTAAATTACCTCATAGAAGAATGTCCAATTGTCATGCCACTTTGGGCGCAAATGGGTTATGACTTCATTATTTATCCTAAACCGCTCACACCTGGTATGGAAAAAACTCGCGATTTATTCCTCCCTGAAGAACTCAGCGATAAATGTCAGTGGATTTATCTTCGCTTTAAAAAGAGATAA
- a CDS encoding TauD/TfdA family dioxygenase: protein MNQTNINNPLKWHSKDITNGSSHLRDLSNREKDIILQALVLLENENLSWDNSDIKNLLLTELQALYDEIMHALIHIRGFITLTGLPSSEDKYSPEVIKKFFLAFCSPLGIPLKQNKNQDLIFDVKSIEGMTLDTKNSRGPYVKEALPMHTDAGAILGMYCFASADVGGHTLLSSSRTVHDEIKKIRPDLLDVLYQGFYADRRGNELEGSLPYDLSPVFAMYGNQLRCQYHQPFYNDAQKKFPDIPRYTPQQSEALELFDKVSLQKDIAFETKLEPGNIIFINNEEILHGRTTFDHPENQSLRYLLRIWLNTPEIEHTFPSFLGYPV from the coding sequence ATGAATCAAACAAATATAAATAACCCTTTAAAATGGCACAGTAAGGATATTACGAACGGTTCCTCACATCTTCGTGACCTCTCTAACAGGGAAAAAGATATTATCCTGCAGGCTCTTGTACTTTTAGAAAATGAAAATCTTTCATGGGACAACAGTGACATTAAAAACCTTTTACTAACTGAACTGCAGGCTTTATATGATGAAATCATGCATGCTTTAATTCATATAAGAGGATTTATCACACTGACAGGACTGCCTTCATCTGAAGATAAATATAGCCCGGAAGTTATTAAAAAATTCTTCTTGGCATTTTGTTCACCTTTAGGTATACCGTTAAAACAAAATAAGAATCAAGATCTTATATTCGACGTCAAAAGCATCGAGGGAATGACACTCGATACCAAGAATTCACGTGGACCCTATGTTAAAGAAGCCTTGCCTATGCATACGGATGCTGGAGCCATTCTTGGCATGTACTGTTTTGCCTCAGCTGACGTTGGAGGTCACACCTTGCTTTCAAGCTCGCGTACAGTTCATGATGAAATAAAAAAAATTAGACCCGACTTACTGGATGTGTTGTACCAGGGCTTTTATGCCGATAGACGGGGAAATGAATTGGAAGGCTCCTTGCCTTACGATCTGAGTCCTGTTTTTGCCATGTATGGAAATCAACTAAGATGTCAATATCACCAACCATTTTACAATGATGCGCAAAAAAAATTTCCAGACATCCCTCGATATACTCCACAACAATCCGAAGCGCTGGAATTATTTGATAAAGTCTCGCTCCAAAAAGATATTGCCTTTGAAACCAAGTTAGAACCAGGGAATATTATTTTTATTAATAATGAAGAAATTCTGCATGGTCGAACCACCTTTGATCATCCAGAAAATCAAAGCCTTCGTTATCTATTACGAATTTGGTTGAATACCCCAGAAATAGAACATACGTTTCCTAGTTTTTTAGGGTATCCCGTTTAA
- a CDS encoding MFS transporter, with protein MLETSKVNTYQNKWLAFIGIALLSFGAYLDYTVVNVALPTIQLELHANLVSMQWVMNIYFLALCVSATVMGRFGDLYGRRRCLYIGAGIFVIASLVAGLSFNIGWLILGRLFQGIGAAIIFPLGLSLLPHVFPEGERGKAVAWFGSIGGIALALGPLLGGLIVTYCGWRWIFFLNVPICLLGYLLCFKSVRESHVDNQHVSLDIKGMLLLALTMCGVVLSLIYSQNLGWTNPLTLTCLAVGVITSILLVRAERNHQNPLINFSDYANLLFFAGAALCFLAGVLSAVTLFFDPLYLQIIKDQSPQLSGFVLFAIPVSVFLSAFLVGWLINRLGVLHTIVLGLALACFAALLQVFFTSNTSLIYIVSAFVCLGSMWALGNTVSIIAAQTAVGPERASVATGTLVTMFNIGGSIGITIAVVIYNFVTANSLATISATQSALSSAQLSYLKDFVSNPAHSLALSTHDLVHHLFNKIFIHGFIGVMSFLFIISFIALLIVLRYKVIENRGKVSIPGNARANGSAA; from the coding sequence GTGTTGGAAACTAGCAAAGTAAATACTTATCAAAATAAATGGTTGGCCTTTATTGGGATCGCCCTTCTTTCTTTCGGTGCTTACTTGGATTACACCGTCGTTAATGTTGCCCTTCCTACGATACAACTTGAGTTGCATGCGAATTTAGTATCGATGCAATGGGTGATGAATATTTACTTTTTGGCCCTCTGTGTTTCGGCGACAGTTATGGGACGTTTTGGTGATTTGTATGGTCGTCGACGTTGTTTATATATAGGTGCTGGCATTTTTGTTATCGCATCATTAGTGGCAGGACTGTCTTTCAATATTGGTTGGTTAATTCTAGGGCGTTTATTCCAAGGTATTGGTGCAGCAATCATTTTCCCTTTGGGTCTTTCCTTACTACCTCATGTGTTCCCTGAAGGAGAACGAGGTAAAGCAGTAGCATGGTTTGGAAGTATAGGCGGTATTGCTCTGGCCTTGGGCCCTCTTTTAGGGGGACTCATTGTCACCTATTGCGGATGGCGATGGATTTTCTTCCTGAATGTACCGATCTGTTTATTAGGGTATCTACTCTGTTTTAAATCGGTCAGGGAGTCTCATGTTGATAATCAGCATGTGTCCTTAGACATAAAAGGCATGCTGTTATTGGCTTTAACAATGTGTGGTGTCGTGTTGAGCTTAATTTACAGCCAAAATCTGGGATGGACTAATCCACTTACCCTTACCTGCTTAGCCGTTGGTGTGATTACCAGTATTCTTTTAGTTAGAGCTGAGAGGAATCATCAAAACCCATTAATTAATTTCAGCGACTATGCAAACTTGCTGTTTTTTGCAGGGGCTGCTTTATGCTTTCTAGCAGGGGTATTAAGCGCGGTTACTCTCTTTTTTGATCCACTCTATTTGCAAATCATTAAAGATCAATCACCGCAGTTATCTGGTTTTGTTTTGTTTGCGATTCCGGTATCCGTTTTTCTAAGCGCTTTCCTTGTAGGATGGCTGATTAATCGTCTTGGTGTGCTACATACGATCGTATTAGGATTAGCATTGGCATGTTTTGCAGCTTTATTACAGGTATTTTTTACCAGCAATACTTCATTAATCTATATTGTATCCGCCTTCGTTTGTCTTGGCAGTATGTGGGCTCTGGGAAATACCGTGTCAATCATTGCTGCACAAACTGCAGTTGGTCCTGAACGAGCAAGTGTTGCAACAGGGACTCTAGTGACCATGTTTAATATTGGTGGCTCTATTGGAATAACGATTGCGGTTGTTATTTATAATTTCGTAACGGCTAATTCTTTAGCCACGATTTCTGCTACTCAAAGTGCCCTAAGCAGTGCGCAACTTTCATATTTAAAAGACTTTGTTTCTAATCCGGCACATTCCTTAGCATTAAGCACCCATGACTTAGTACATCATCTTTTTAATAAGATATTTATTCATGGTTTCATAGGCGTTATGTCGTTTTTATTCATCATCTCATTCATTGCACTGTTAATCGTCTTAAGATACAAGGTCATTGAAAATAGAGGCAAGGTGTCCATCCCCGGCAATGCTAGAGCCAACGGTTCTGCTGCTTAA
- a CDS encoding type II toxin-antitoxin system Phd/YefM family antitoxin, translating to MDVLSYSALRNNLASILDKVNEDHVSILITRQNGKPAVIMSLEDFKSYEETAYLMSSPKNVERLNQAIAEVEAGKTKEHGIIEE from the coding sequence ATGGACGTTTTAAGTTACTCCGCTTTAAGAAATAATTTGGCAAGTATTTTAGATAAAGTAAATGAAGATCATGTTTCTATACTAATCACCAGACAAAATGGAAAACCAGCAGTCATTATGTCTTTGGAAGACTTCAAATCTTATGAAGAAACAGCTTATTTAATGTCAAGCCCGAAAAATGTAGAACGTTTAAATCAAGCAATAGCCGAAGTAGAGGCCGGAAAAACAAAAGAACATGGAATTATTGAAGAATGA
- a CDS encoding Txe/YoeB family addiction module toxin encodes MILSWAENAWEDYLYWQATDKKMIKRINALIKDIQRHPFDGIGDPEPLKHHWSGYWSRRIDREHRIIYKATDEALYIVQCRYHY; translated from the coding sequence ATGATTTTATCATGGGCTGAAAATGCATGGGAAGATTATCTTTATTGGCAAGCAACTGATAAAAAAATGATTAAACGGATTAATGCCCTTATAAAAGACATTCAACGACATCCCTTCGATGGAATAGGTGACCCAGAGCCCTTGAAACATCATTGGTCCGGGTATTGGTCACGTCGAATTGATAGAGAACATCGAATTATCTACAAAGCAACCGATGAGGCTCTTTATATTGTGCAATGTCGATATCACTATTAG
- a CDS encoding ABC transporter substrate-binding protein produces the protein MSTLSSRTTLLLNWYANPYHTPIFVAQALGFYQDEGIKLAILEPNDPSDVTEIVGLGRVDFGVKAMIHTMAARAKGYPVTSIGTLLDEPPTGLIALKSSGITSFQDIIGKRVGYIGEFGKKILDNLATLAGIDTNSYETVKIGMNVTDAICRDIIDTGIGFINFQRVELEHLRGETVFLRLDQLAGLGCCCFCSIQFIVPEQTLQQPALVKGFLNATQRGAAFTTEQPDEAYELLCQAQPGLRTPMYKTIFTRTLPFFSRNLLNVERDWGKVGSYCKHLGIIDDSFNVASCYTNEWLPTKPHSDLKPIACCVD, from the coding sequence ATGTCTACATTATCTTCAAGAACAACCCTCTTACTTAATTGGTATGCAAACCCTTATCACACACCAATCTTTGTCGCTCAGGCCTTGGGCTTTTATCAAGACGAAGGGATTAAACTCGCTATTCTTGAACCTAACGATCCAAGCGATGTAACAGAAATTGTAGGCTTAGGACGAGTGGACTTTGGTGTGAAGGCAATGATTCACACGATGGCTGCACGAGCAAAGGGTTATCCTGTCACTTCTATCGGCACGTTACTTGATGAACCACCTACAGGACTTATTGCCTTAAAGTCCAGTGGTATCACATCGTTTCAAGATATTATCGGCAAACGTGTCGGCTATATTGGCGAATTCGGCAAAAAAATCCTTGATAATTTGGCAACCCTCGCAGGCATTGATACCAACAGTTATGAGACCGTAAAAATTGGCATGAATGTGACTGACGCCATTTGTCGCGACATCATCGACACTGGAATAGGTTTTATTAACTTCCAACGTGTTGAATTGGAGCACTTGCGTGGGGAGACCGTTTTTCTGCGATTGGATCAACTGGCTGGGTTAGGCTGTTGCTGTTTTTGCTCCATTCAATTTATTGTTCCTGAGCAAACCCTGCAACAACCAGCGCTGGTTAAGGGATTTTTAAATGCCACCCAACGAGGTGCAGCGTTTACAACCGAACAGCCTGATGAAGCTTATGAATTACTATGCCAAGCACAACCAGGGCTGCGCACTCCCATGTATAAAACAATTTTCACTCGCACCCTGCCCTTTTTCTCGCGCAATTTACTCAATGTTGAACGTGACTGGGGTAAGGTCGGAAGCTATTGCAAACACTTAGGGATCATTGATGATTCGTTTAATGTAGCTTCTTGTTACACCAATGAATGGTTGCCCACCAAGCCTCATTCTGACCTCAAGCCGATTGCCTGTTGTGTTGATTAA